The proteins below are encoded in one region of Rhodoluna lacicola:
- a CDS encoding metal-sensitive transcriptional regulator codes for MKIQPEELKAARNRLVRVQGQIAGIVKMLDEGRDCTELLTQLAAANTALTRAGFTIISTGMQHCGSDAKGVKNREALEKAFMSLA; via the coding sequence ATGAAAATTCAACCAGAAGAGTTAAAAGCCGCAAGAAATCGTTTGGTCCGAGTTCAGGGTCAAATCGCTGGAATCGTAAAGATGCTTGACGAGGGTCGCGACTGCACAGAGCTGCTGACCCAATTGGCGGCTGCCAACACAGCGCTAACCCGCGCCGGCTTCACCATCATCTCTACTGGCATGCAGCACTGTGGCTCAGATGCCAAGGGAGTCAAGAACCGTGAGGCGCTTGAAAAAGCGTTCATGTCTCTGGCCTAA
- the purS gene encoding phosphoribosylformylglycinamidine synthase subunit PurS, translated as MPKIIVEVMPKEVLLDPAGKSVNNALHRKGHKDITAVRIGKRIELHFDRPITDKDLEEAREIGEGFLSNGVIEDVVKISSEN; from the coding sequence ATGCCAAAGATCATCGTCGAAGTTATGCCAAAAGAGGTCCTTCTTGACCCAGCCGGCAAGTCTGTAAACAACGCCCTGCACCGCAAGGGCCACAAAGACATCACCGCCGTCCGCATTGGCAAGCGCATTGAGCTTCACTTTGATCGTCCAATCACCGATAAAGACCTCGAAGAGGCCCGCGAAATCGGTGAAGGCTTCCTGTCAAACGGTGTCATCGAAGACGTCGTCAAGATCTCTTCAGAAAACTAA
- the purL gene encoding phosphoribosylformylglycinamidine synthase subunit PurL encodes MGLFGKKKIASGVDTTAEAANTPDKVQPYAALGLKDDEYARIRDILGRRPSSSELAMYSVMWSEHCSYKSSKIYLRQFGEKVTPEMNKNLMVGMGENAGVVDIGEGWAVTFKVESHNHPSYIEPFQGAATGVGGIVRDILTMGARPIAVMDQLRFGEPSNPDTARVVHGVVDGISFYGNCLGLPNIGGETVFDKVYQGNPLVNALSVGALRHEDLKLAKASNPGDLVILFGARTGADGIGGVSVLASETFDSTGPAKRPAVQVGDPFAEKVLIECCLELYAAQVVAGIQDLGGAGISCATSELASNGGAGMRVQLQDVLKRDESLTPEEILMSESQERMMGIVPKKDFKKFKAIVDKWEVEFSVIGEVIAEDRLYINWGHEEIVNVPPRTVAHDGPVYERPVAFPSYQDALNNDSVHARGLYRQNDNASELAAQLVQIVSSPNQASKNYITDQYDRYVGGNTALAQPDDSGMIRVSEESGLGISLATDANGRYCYLDPYQGARLALAEAYRNVAVSGATPVAVTNCLNFGSPENPEVMWQFKQATAGLADGCLELGIPVTGGNVSFYNQTGDVAIHPTPVVGVLGVIDDVARRIPSGWQDEGHNIYLLGTTKDELDGSVWSEVVHGHLGGRPPVVDLAFEKQLAEALNAASEQGLLASAHDLSEAGLAQAVVESVLRFGMGARIWLGEIQERDGVDRTCALFSESTGRVLVSVGREDDVKFVGLCEARGIPVLRIGVTDNSGELEIQDVATWQLNDLRGAHEATLPELFG; translated from the coding sequence ATGGGCCTGTTTGGTAAAAAGAAAATCGCATCGGGCGTTGACACCACCGCCGAAGCCGCAAACACTCCAGACAAAGTTCAGCCATACGCTGCACTTGGCCTGAAAGACGACGAGTACGCACGCATTCGCGATATCCTCGGCCGCCGCCCATCTTCTTCAGAGCTTGCCATGTACTCGGTTATGTGGTCAGAGCACTGCTCATACAAGTCATCAAAGATTTACCTTCGTCAGTTTGGCGAAAAGGTAACTCCAGAAATGAACAAGAACCTAATGGTTGGTATGGGCGAGAACGCTGGTGTTGTAGACATCGGCGAGGGCTGGGCCGTGACCTTCAAGGTTGAGTCACACAACCACCCTTCATACATTGAGCCTTTCCAGGGTGCAGCAACCGGTGTTGGCGGTATCGTTCGCGACATCCTCACCATGGGCGCCCGCCCTATCGCAGTGATGGACCAACTTCGTTTTGGTGAACCATCTAACCCCGATACCGCTCGTGTAGTACACGGCGTCGTCGACGGAATCTCTTTCTACGGCAACTGTCTAGGTCTGCCAAACATTGGTGGCGAGACCGTTTTCGACAAGGTCTACCAGGGCAACCCACTGGTCAACGCACTAAGCGTTGGCGCACTTCGTCACGAAGATCTAAAGCTTGCCAAGGCATCAAACCCTGGCGACCTAGTAATTCTTTTTGGTGCGCGCACTGGTGCCGACGGCATCGGTGGCGTATCGGTGTTGGCATCTGAAACTTTCGACAGCACCGGCCCAGCAAAGCGCCCAGCCGTTCAGGTTGGTGACCCATTTGCCGAGAAGGTTTTGATCGAGTGCTGTCTTGAACTTTATGCAGCGCAGGTTGTTGCCGGTATTCAAGACCTTGGTGGTGCCGGTATTTCTTGTGCAACATCAGAGCTTGCATCAAACGGTGGCGCCGGTATGCGTGTGCAGTTGCAAGATGTTCTAAAGCGCGATGAATCTTTGACTCCAGAAGAAATTCTGATGTCAGAGTCGCAAGAGCGCATGATGGGCATCGTGCCAAAGAAGGACTTCAAGAAGTTCAAGGCCATCGTTGACAAGTGGGAAGTCGAGTTCTCAGTCATTGGTGAAGTAATCGCCGAGGATCGTCTTTACATCAACTGGGGTCACGAAGAAATCGTGAACGTTCCACCGCGCACCGTTGCACACGACGGCCCGGTTTACGAGCGCCCAGTTGCGTTCCCTTCATACCAAGACGCACTAAACAACGACAGCGTTCACGCTCGCGGTCTTTATCGTCAGAACGACAACGCCAGCGAGTTGGCTGCGCAGTTGGTGCAGATTGTTTCTTCACCTAACCAGGCCAGCAAGAACTACATAACAGACCAATACGACCGATACGTTGGCGGAAACACCGCACTGGCACAGCCAGATGACTCGGGCATGATTCGCGTCAGTGAAGAATCTGGTCTTGGAATTTCACTGGCAACAGATGCCAATGGTCGCTACTGCTACCTAGACCCATACCAGGGCGCACGTCTTGCACTTGCCGAGGCTTATCGCAACGTTGCAGTATCAGGTGCAACTCCGGTTGCAGTTACCAACTGCTTGAACTTTGGTTCACCAGAAAACCCAGAGGTCATGTGGCAGTTCAAGCAGGCAACTGCCGGTCTTGCCGATGGTTGTTTGGAACTTGGTATTCCAGTTACCGGTGGAAACGTTTCTTTCTACAACCAAACCGGTGACGTAGCTATTCACCCAACCCCAGTGGTTGGTGTGCTTGGTGTGATTGACGACGTTGCTCGCCGCATTCCTTCAGGCTGGCAAGACGAAGGCCACAACATCTACCTTCTTGGCACCACCAAAGACGAACTCGATGGTTCGGTTTGGTCAGAGGTTGTTCACGGACACCTGGGTGGCCGCCCGCCAGTGGTTGATCTAGCTTTTGAGAAGCAGTTGGCCGAGGCCCTAAATGCAGCCAGCGAGCAGGGCCTTTTGGCTTCGGCTCACGACCTGTCTGAGGCCGGTTTGGCTCAGGCAGTAGTTGAGAGCGTGCTTCGCTTTGGCATGGGTGCCCGCATCTGGCTTGGCGAGATTCAAGAGCGCGATGGCGTTGACCGCACCTGTGCTCTGTTCTCAGAGTCAACTGGTCGCGTGTTGGTATCGGTTGGTCGTGAAGATGACGTGAAGTTTGTTGGCCTATGCGAGGCGCGCGGTATTCCGGTGTTGCGCATTGGTGTCACCGATAACTCTGGCGAGCTAGAGATTCAGGATGTTGCTACCTGGCAGCTAAATGATCTGCGTGGTGCTCACGAGGCTACTTTGCCTGAGCTTTTTGGCTAG
- the purQ gene encoding phosphoribosylformylglycinamidine synthase subunit PurQ codes for MKIGVVTFPGTLDDRDAARAVRLAGGEAVSLWHADTNLHKVDAVVLPGGFSYGDYLRCGAIAAQAPVMESIIKAAKGGLPVLGICNGFQVLVESHLLPGGLIRNEHQHFICRDQKLIVESNTTAWTNQFSLNEEITIPLKNGEGGYIATDETLKRLEGEGLITFRYKEVNPNGSMNDIAGLRNERGNVVGLMPHPEHAVEPGFGPDTKIAMRSGVDGLKFFTSVINSLVNA; via the coding sequence ATGAAGATTGGTGTAGTCACCTTTCCTGGCACCCTTGATGACCGCGATGCAGCACGCGCTGTTCGCCTAGCTGGCGGCGAGGCCGTAAGCCTTTGGCACGCAGACACCAACCTGCACAAGGTTGATGCAGTTGTGCTTCCTGGTGGATTCTCATACGGCGACTACCTTCGCTGTGGCGCAATCGCAGCACAGGCTCCGGTTATGGAATCAATCATCAAGGCAGCAAAGGGCGGCCTTCCAGTTCTTGGTATTTGCAACGGCTTCCAGGTTCTTGTGGAATCACACCTGCTACCTGGCGGACTAATTCGCAACGAACACCAGCACTTCATTTGCCGCGATCAAAAACTTATCGTTGAGTCAAACACCACCGCGTGGACTAATCAATTCAGCCTGAACGAAGAAATCACCATTCCACTTAAGAACGGTGAGGGTGGTTACATCGCAACCGATGAAACTCTGAAGCGCCTAGAAGGCGAAGGACTAATTACCTTCCGCTATAAAGAGGTAAACCCGAATGGTTCAATGAACGACATCGCCGGTCTTCGCAACGAGCGTGGCAACGTTGTTGGTCTAATGCCTCACCCTGAACACGCGGTTGAGCCTGGCTTTGGTCCAGACACCAAGATCGCAATGCGCTCAGGAGTTGACGGTCTTAAATTCTTCACATCAGTAATCAACAGTTTGGTAAACGCATAA
- a CDS encoding type II toxin-antitoxin system RelE family toxin — MKQYELRLRGKAKLALAEKVPAKLVDVITYFIYGPLLENPRRVGKALDSPFLGCYAARRGDYRVIYLIDDEKSRITVLDVSHRSHVYAVKLADRD, encoded by the coding sequence GTGAAGCAGTATGAGCTAAGGCTTCGCGGTAAGGCTAAATTGGCCCTCGCCGAAAAGGTGCCGGCTAAATTAGTGGACGTCATTACCTATTTCATCTACGGGCCCCTTTTAGAAAACCCCCGTCGTGTTGGCAAGGCACTAGATTCGCCATTTTTAGGTTGTTACGCCGCAAGGCGTGGTGATTACCGGGTGATTTACCTAATTGATGACGAAAAATCCAGGATTACCGTGCTTGATGTCTCTCATAGATCCCACGTCTACGCCGTAAAGCTCGCAGATCGAGATTAG
- a CDS encoding type II toxin-antitoxin system Phd/YefM family antitoxin: MKYFSVAEARAKLAAILDSAVKSRERTVITRNGEPAAVIMSLDDYESMNETLDILADPELAIDLLTYLQNPDAEETFTLEQVQAEIEARRNGEGNREAV; the protein is encoded by the coding sequence ATGAAGTATTTTTCTGTGGCCGAAGCCAGGGCCAAACTGGCTGCGATTCTGGATTCTGCTGTTAAATCACGCGAACGCACAGTTATCACCAGAAATGGTGAACCTGCCGCCGTGATCATGTCTTTGGACGACTATGAGTCCATGAATGAAACCTTAGACATACTGGCCGATCCCGAGCTAGCAATAGATTTGCTGACGTACCTGCAAAACCCAGACGCCGAAGAGACCTTCACCTTGGAGCAAGTTCAAGCCGAAATAGAAGCACGTCGAAACGGCGAGGGTAATCGTGAAGCAGTATGA
- a CDS encoding ATP-binding protein: protein MSIRFRNFQPVDTDALLALWDEARNAGFEPVYSLAEVLASCTKDFAIVACDGDLVIGTAVGRAAHEQGWVVLLTVAQSHQGQGLGGRLLGELEIEMSKAGITKMSMLVADDGKSGVLEKAGFQALKHLNYFERPVSVSEQEREVLKNLGGALMPRNLWGKIAGMKNEKELLERRLVLPLSDAALAETFGVEPPKAIVLFGPPGTGKTTFAKAVASRLNWPFVEVFPSRLAGDQNGLAGGLREIFNSIDDLENVVVFIDEVEEIASKRKGDPPSPTQGVTNELLKLIPTFREKPGHLLIVATNYIRALDDAFLRHGRFDYVIPIGLPDAEARHSIWSRYIPALALESIDVAELVKRSEGFSPADIEYAARKASQRALEQAIYETQVATKENSTTATEHYLWAISNTRRTVSDEVIAEFEQDIQSIGRL from the coding sequence ATGAGCATCAGATTCCGCAATTTCCAGCCAGTAGACACCGATGCCCTGCTCGCCCTCTGGGACGAAGCGCGAAACGCAGGTTTTGAACCGGTTTACTCACTGGCTGAAGTACTTGCGTCGTGCACCAAAGACTTTGCAATTGTTGCCTGCGATGGCGATCTAGTTATTGGCACCGCCGTGGGCCGCGCTGCACACGAACAGGGCTGGGTTGTCTTGCTAACCGTTGCCCAATCACATCAGGGGCAAGGTTTGGGCGGACGCCTATTGGGTGAACTTGAAATTGAGATGTCTAAGGCCGGCATTACCAAGATGTCCATGCTGGTTGCCGATGACGGCAAGAGTGGCGTCCTAGAAAAAGCTGGCTTCCAAGCTCTGAAGCACCTGAACTATTTTGAACGCCCGGTATCGGTGAGTGAGCAGGAGCGCGAGGTGCTCAAAAATCTTGGCGGTGCACTGATGCCAAGAAACCTCTGGGGCAAAATCGCCGGCATGAAAAATGAAAAAGAATTGTTGGAGCGCCGACTGGTGCTACCACTTTCAGATGCCGCACTGGCCGAGACATTCGGAGTCGAACCGCCAAAGGCGATTGTTTTGTTTGGTCCGCCTGGAACCGGTAAAACCACATTCGCTAAAGCGGTGGCATCAAGACTCAACTGGCCATTTGTTGAAGTCTTTCCCTCAAGACTCGCGGGAGATCAGAACGGATTAGCCGGCGGGCTTCGCGAAATCTTTAACTCGATTGATGATCTAGAGAACGTTGTGGTTTTCATTGACGAGGTTGAAGAAATTGCCTCAAAGCGAAAAGGTGACCCACCGTCACCAACCCAGGGCGTCACCAACGAACTGCTGAAGTTAATTCCAACCTTCCGCGAAAAGCCAGGGCACCTACTTATTGTGGCTACTAATTACATTCGCGCACTTGACGATGCTTTCCTTCGCCACGGACGTTTTGATTACGTTATTCCTATCGGTTTGCCAGATGCCGAGGCACGTCACTCAATTTGGTCACGCTACATTCCAGCACTGGCACTTGAAAGTATTGATGTTGCAGAACTGGTAAAGCGCAGTGAGGGTTTTTCACCCGCCGACATCGAGTACGCCGCACGCAAAGCATCGCAGCGAGCACTTGAGCAAGCAATTTACGAAACCCAGGTGGCAACCAAAGAAAATTCCACCACAGCTACAGAGCATTACCTTTGGGCTATCAGCAACACTCGCCGCACCGTAAGCGACGAGGTAATCGCCGAGTTCGAACAAGATATTCAAAGCATCGGCCGACTCTAA
- a CDS encoding GSU2403 family nucleotidyltransferase fold protein, translated as MFGESNLIIEAREALIDAVEALGTQAKSLILVGAQAIYLHTDQLELVVAPATKDSDFAIDSRSLDDDPVLEEKLSAAGFMRDPISRNPGAWINVKGIPVDFMVPAKLVSTKSRRSANLNPHADYVARKTEGLEAALLDNDVREIKSFSPLSSRSCRVAVAGPAALLVAKLIKVGERIDQSRISSDKDSYDIFRIFEVVDIANLVSKFVEFSENELTEVVVGKALEVLALHFASSQEAYGPASAGRVEYGIGNPDEISARLWAYSVQFLQILEKNSSATSGVTRDSK; from the coding sequence ATGTTTGGCGAATCAAACCTGATAATTGAAGCGCGTGAAGCACTCATTGATGCAGTTGAAGCCTTAGGTACGCAAGCCAAGTCTCTGATTCTGGTAGGGGCACAGGCTATTTATCTTCACACTGATCAATTAGAACTTGTCGTTGCCCCCGCAACTAAAGACAGTGACTTCGCCATAGATTCGCGAAGCCTGGACGACGATCCCGTTCTCGAGGAAAAACTTTCAGCCGCAGGGTTTATGAGGGACCCAATTTCAAGAAACCCAGGAGCGTGGATAAATGTTAAAGGAATCCCTGTTGACTTCATGGTCCCTGCCAAATTAGTTTCGACAAAAAGTAGACGGTCTGCAAATCTAAACCCTCACGCGGATTATGTAGCAAGGAAAACCGAGGGTCTTGAGGCTGCCCTACTAGATAACGATGTTCGTGAAATCAAATCATTCAGTCCATTATCAAGCAGGAGCTGCAGGGTGGCAGTAGCTGGACCTGCTGCTTTGCTAGTAGCAAAACTGATAAAAGTCGGAGAACGGATAGATCAATCAAGAATTAGTTCAGACAAAGACTCATACGACATCTTTAGGATCTTCGAGGTAGTTGATATTGCCAACCTTGTTTCAAAGTTTGTTGAATTTTCAGAAAACGAGTTAACAGAAGTTGTTGTTGGAAAAGCTTTAGAAGTTCTTGCTTTGCATTTTGCATCTTCACAGGAAGCATATGGACCAGCGTCTGCTGGTCGTGTGGAGTATGGAATTGGCAATCCAGACGAGATATCAGCAAGATTGTGGGCGTATTCCGTACAGTTTTTACAAATCCTAGAAAAAAATAGTTCAGCAACATCTGGTGTGACACGGGATTCAAAATAG
- a CDS encoding FAD-dependent oxidoreductase, with the protein MKVVIIGGVASGMSAAARLRRLDEQAEITVYEMSEHVSYANCGLPYFVSDVISRRDNLLLQTPDALWNRFRIKAKVQHMVTAINREAKTVEVKNLATGKITNDTYDKLVIATGARPRKLDVPGIERALWLRNVTDADSVKQALQDAENKTVAILGAGFIGIELAENIRHIDIPVTIIQRSNSILGQFDPEMVQPLQAKLEKHGVKIILNAEADHITKDQVVLKDGRKIDAGLVFTAAGVDPDNSLAKAAGLKIGSTGGLWVDDQQRTSDPNIFAAGDAVEKHGQLTGEQTLVPLANLANRHGRLIADVIAGREVRAHNATGTVILGAFGHAVGITGLSERAAKKAGIAHEIIHIHPNNHAGYYPGSKRLSMKVLFDPLTGKILGAQANGEDGVDKRIDVIATAMHGGLTIDDLMDLELAYAPQFGSAKDAINIAGYVGNNVFNGTTPTVQWHQLEAARANGAQVVDVRSAGEHGFANIPGTVNIPVEELRDRLSEIQVEDVVVYCQVGQRGHIATQILKANGAKVRNLDGGYLTWAAGMESLAH; encoded by the coding sequence ATGAAGGTTGTAATTATTGGAGGCGTTGCCTCTGGAATGTCAGCTGCTGCCCGACTTCGCCGCCTAGATGAGCAAGCTGAAATTACCGTCTACGAAATGAGCGAACACGTCAGCTACGCCAACTGCGGCCTTCCCTACTTTGTGAGCGATGTCATTTCACGCCGCGACAATCTTCTACTGCAAACGCCTGATGCTCTGTGGAACAGATTCCGCATCAAGGCCAAGGTTCAGCACATGGTCACCGCAATCAATCGCGAAGCAAAGACCGTTGAGGTAAAGAACCTAGCAACCGGCAAAATCACCAATGACACATACGACAAGTTAGTGATTGCAACCGGCGCTCGCCCGCGCAAACTTGATGTGCCTGGCATCGAACGCGCCCTTTGGTTGCGAAACGTAACTGACGCTGATTCAGTTAAGCAAGCGCTACAAGACGCTGAGAACAAAACTGTGGCGATTCTTGGTGCCGGATTCATCGGCATTGAACTTGCTGAAAACATTCGCCACATAGATATCCCAGTGACAATCATTCAACGCAGCAACAGCATTCTTGGTCAGTTTGATCCAGAGATGGTTCAGCCACTGCAGGCAAAACTTGAAAAGCACGGCGTAAAAATTATTTTGAACGCAGAAGCAGATCACATCACCAAAGACCAGGTTGTTCTAAAAGATGGTCGCAAGATTGATGCCGGGTTAGTCTTCACCGCGGCGGGTGTTGATCCTGACAACTCACTTGCCAAAGCTGCCGGGCTAAAAATAGGAAGCACCGGTGGGCTCTGGGTTGATGACCAACAGCGCACCAGCGACCCCAATATTTTTGCAGCCGGTGATGCTGTTGAAAAGCACGGTCAACTAACCGGCGAGCAAACTCTTGTTCCGCTGGCAAACTTGGCTAATCGTCACGGCCGCCTAATCGCAGACGTAATCGCCGGTCGTGAAGTTCGCGCTCACAACGCAACGGGCACTGTAATTCTTGGAGCATTCGGTCACGCGGTTGGAATCACTGGCCTAAGTGAAAGAGCCGCAAAGAAAGCCGGCATCGCTCACGAAATAATTCACATCCACCCAAACAATCACGCGGGTTACTACCCGGGTTCAAAGCGCCTATCCATGAAGGTACTTTTTGATCCGCTAACCGGCAAGATTCTGGGTGCTCAGGCAAACGGTGAGGATGGTGTTGATAAACGTATTGATGTAATTGCCACAGCAATGCATGGCGGGTTAACCATTGACGACCTAATGGATCTTGAGCTGGCCTACGCACCACAATTTGGTTCAGCTAAAGACGCCATAAACATCGCCGGCTACGTTGGCAACAACGTTTTCAACGGCACCACCCCAACCGTGCAGTGGCACCAGTTAGAGGCCGCCCGCGCCAATGGGGCTCAGGTTGTTGATGTGCGTTCGGCTGGCGAACATGGCTTCGCAAACATCCCGGGCACGGTCAACATTCCAGTTGAAGAACTTCGCGATCGGCTAAGCGAAATCCAAGTAGAAGACGTGGTGGTTTACTGCCAGGTTGGCCAGCGCGGCCACATAGCAACGCAGATCCTCAAGGCCAATGGCGCCAAGGTGCGCAACCTTGACGGCGGCTACCTCACCTGGGCAGCAGGAATGGAATCACTGGCACACTAG
- a CDS encoding rhodanese-like domain-containing protein has translation MSKLFKFLAASLIAVFAVGSLSACSTSAPVDMSTVAEVIDVRTPEETAAGYLEGALLFDINGGNFAEQISTLDKSANYFIYCRSGNRAGGAIDQMKAAGFTGVLTNGGSLAEAASATGLAIVQ, from the coding sequence ATGTCTAAACTCTTCAAGTTTCTAGCAGCATCACTAATTGCGGTTTTTGCTGTTGGTTCACTTAGCGCCTGTTCAACATCGGCACCGGTTGACATGAGCACCGTTGCAGAAGTTATTGACGTTCGCACCCCAGAGGAAACCGCGGCTGGTTACCTAGAGGGCGCTCTGCTGTTTGACATCAATGGCGGAAATTTTGCCGAGCAAATCAGCACTCTTGATAAGTCAGCCAACTATTTCATTTACTGCCGTTCGGGTAATCGCGCCGGTGGCGCTATCGACCAGATGAAGGCCGCCGGTTTCACGGGTGTGCTCACAAATGGTGGTTCATTGGCTGAAGCGGCTAGTGCCACCGGTCTAGCGATAGTTCAGTAG